One window of the Chryseobacterium camelliae genome contains the following:
- a CDS encoding alpha-ketoglutarate-dependent dioxygenase AlkB family protein codes for MQQLSLFNSDEFYRFPDQLLDYTEQFLAREEADQLIRLLIDTVPWEQTLQKIRDKTVVTPRLTAWYGDPDTSYQIGKKAVTAHPWLPELLDLKKRIENETDCRFNSVLLNLYRNGHDSVAWHRDKTHATETLSSIASLSLGQVRNFDFRKLDDHRQKHSISLAHGSLLIMKGNLQTEWEHRIAKSSELMRPRINLTFRMIREL; via the coding sequence ATGCAACAACTTAGCCTTTTCAATTCTGATGAATTTTACCGTTTCCCCGATCAACTGCTGGATTATACGGAACAATTTTTAGCCAGGGAAGAAGCAGACCAGCTGATCAGATTATTGATTGATACCGTTCCTTGGGAGCAGACGTTGCAGAAAATACGGGATAAAACAGTTGTTACTCCGCGCCTGACCGCCTGGTATGGCGATCCGGACACCTCTTACCAGATCGGTAAAAAAGCAGTGACCGCCCATCCTTGGCTGCCTGAGCTGCTGGACCTCAAAAAACGCATTGAAAATGAAACGGATTGCCGTTTTAATTCGGTATTGCTGAACTTATACCGTAACGGTCATGATTCCGTAGCGTGGCACCGCGACAAGACGCACGCTACCGAAACCCTGTCTTCCATTGCTTCACTGAGCCTGGGGCAGGTAAGAAATTTTGATTTCAGGAAACTGGATGACCACAGGCAGAAACACTCCATTTCCCTCGCTCATGGTTCTTTACTGATTATGAAAGGGAATTTACAGACGGAATGGGAACACCGCATTGCCAAATCTTCTGAGCTTATGCGCCCCCGTATCAACCTTACTTTCCGAATGATCCGGGAATTGTAA
- a CDS encoding type I restriction endonuclease, with translation MSFNEDSRVKIPAILHLLRLGYQYISLKKQNRIEENNIFPSIFLPKIAEINSISEAEAQRFLDEINLELDFEDLGKKFYERLTSTSGIKLIDFENFSNNDFHITTELTCKSGDEEYRPDITILVNGIPLAFVEVKKPHNKDGVIAERRRINERFGNKHFRRFANITQLMVFSNNMEYEDGLVEPIFGAYYATSAYSNISFNYFREDLDYLVKERLLELSEDKELDILRDNNLIVIKHNPDFITNKSENSPTNKILTSLFSKERLQFILQFAIAYVKEENIGKPVFQKHIMRYPQIFATQAIASKIDLGQNKGIIWHTQGSGKTALAFYNVKYLTYYFAKKKIIPKFYFVVDRLDLLEQAATEFSNRELCVKKVNSKADFVESLKTIGAIHNNSGKSEITVVNIQKFSEDATVLKDLNYDINVQRIYFLDEAHRSYNPKGNYLANLINSDKNAIKIALTGTPLLKEVAKDYDSKLLFGNYIHKYYYNMSIADGYTLRLIREQIEGNFKMQMQNVIDEIKVLRGDISAKDIYKNTRFAEPLLDYICNDLIKFRKDQQDATLGGMVVCDSADQAKELFRLFQKKYGEQETDASILMVAEPKAKYGLKDEPKLTASLILYDENDKLVRKELIKAYKKGHVDILFVYNMLLTGFDAKRLKKLYLARVIQDHNLLQTLTRVNRPYKKYRYGYVVDFADISKAFDRTNKLYFDELQEQLGDEMEMYSHLFKSEEEIRQEIEEIKDTLFHYDTVNKEVFSQQIAELNDKQELLRLVKALRTAKELKNLIAINGYEALKGLTDFELLNRLLIETQNRLDNLNLVESIGNEEANRNLLTEALEDIIFQFVKVDESELVLADEFKNILRKARESLQTNFDQLDSEFVSLRAELERIFKKKNLSEVTQEDMVENMHLLQKIYDQAKELNRKNALLKAKYDSDDKYARIHKRLSEKGTLNTKESQLHRALMQVKLQVDETITNQEEMVKNEAYFKRYLMQIVVNEFKKKENIGLDFSTTEKINQLISQEYLQQYQYR, from the coding sequence ATGTCTTTCAACGAAGATTCCCGAGTTAAAATACCAGCCATCTTGCATTTGTTGCGACTAGGCTATCAATATATTTCTTTAAAAAAACAAAACAGGATAGAAGAAAATAATATTTTCCCTTCTATTTTTTTACCTAAGATTGCCGAAATAAATAGCATTTCTGAAGCAGAAGCACAAAGGTTTTTGGATGAGATTAATTTAGAATTAGATTTTGAGGATCTTGGAAAAAAATTCTATGAACGTTTAACATCGACTTCCGGTATTAAATTAATTGATTTTGAAAATTTTTCAAACAATGATTTTCACATCACAACTGAATTAACCTGCAAATCCGGCGATGAAGAATATCGTCCGGACATTACAATTCTCGTTAATGGAATACCATTAGCTTTTGTAGAGGTGAAAAAACCTCATAATAAAGATGGAGTTATCGCTGAACGTAGACGCATCAATGAAAGGTTTGGAAATAAACATTTTAGACGTTTTGCAAACATTACTCAACTTATGGTATTTTCCAATAATATGGAATATGAAGATGGCTTAGTTGAGCCCATTTTTGGAGCTTATTATGCAACTTCTGCTTACTCCAATATATCATTTAATTATTTTAGAGAAGATTTAGATTATCTTGTAAAAGAAAGATTGTTAGAGTTAAGCGAGGACAAAGAATTGGACATTTTAAGAGATAATAATTTGATTGTTATTAAGCATAACCCAGATTTTATCACTAATAAAAGTGAAAATAGTCCTACCAATAAAATTCTTACTTCTCTTTTTAGCAAAGAGAGATTACAGTTTATTCTTCAGTTTGCAATTGCTTATGTGAAAGAAGAGAATATAGGTAAACCCGTTTTTCAAAAGCACATTATGCGCTATCCTCAAATTTTTGCAACTCAAGCAATCGCTTCAAAAATTGATTTAGGGCAGAATAAAGGAATTATCTGGCACACTCAAGGTTCAGGTAAAACTGCATTAGCTTTTTATAATGTTAAATATTTAACTTATTATTTTGCAAAAAAGAAAATTATTCCAAAATTTTATTTTGTTGTAGACCGTTTAGATTTATTAGAGCAAGCTGCAACAGAATTTTCTAACAGAGAACTTTGTGTAAAAAAGGTTAATTCAAAAGCAGATTTTGTTGAAAGTTTAAAAACTATAGGAGCTATCCACAATAATAGTGGTAAATCTGAAATTACGGTTGTTAATATCCAGAAATTTTCTGAAGACGCTACAGTTTTAAAGGATTTAAACTATGATATAAATGTTCAAAGAATCTATTTTTTAGATGAAGCGCACCGTTCATATAATCCGAAAGGAAATTATCTTGCAAACCTTATTAATTCTGATAAAAATGCAATCAAAATTGCACTTACCGGAACACCATTATTAAAGGAAGTTGCAAAAGATTATGATTCAAAACTACTTTTTGGAAATTATATCCATAAGTATTACTACAATATGTCTATTGCTGATGGATATACGCTCCGATTGATAAGGGAGCAAATAGAGGGTAATTTTAAAATGCAAATGCAGAATGTCATTGATGAGATTAAAGTTTTACGTGGTGATATTTCTGCAAAAGACATTTACAAAAATACAAGGTTTGCAGAGCCATTATTAGATTATATTTGTAATGATTTAATAAAATTCCGTAAAGATCAGCAAGATGCTACTCTGGGAGGGATGGTAGTTTGTGATTCTGCAGACCAGGCAAAGGAGTTATTCCGTTTGTTTCAGAAGAAATATGGCGAACAGGAAACAGATGCAAGCATATTGATGGTTGCAGAACCAAAAGCAAAATATGGCTTAAAAGATGAACCAAAATTGACTGCCTCTTTAATTTTATACGATGAAAATGACAAGCTGGTTCGAAAAGAACTTATAAAGGCGTATAAAAAAGGACACGTCGATATTTTGTTTGTTTATAATATGCTGTTAACAGGCTTTGATGCTAAACGATTGAAAAAATTATATTTAGCGCGGGTCATACAAGATCATAATTTATTGCAGACACTTACAAGAGTTAATCGTCCTTACAAAAAATACCGATACGGATATGTTGTAGATTTTGCTGACATTTCAAAGGCCTTTGATCGCACCAATAAACTCTATTTTGATGAATTGCAGGAACAGCTGGGTGACGAAATGGAAATGTACTCTCATCTATTTAAATCTGAAGAAGAGATTAGACAAGAAATTGAAGAAATAAAAGATACATTATTTCATTATGACACAGTTAATAAAGAAGTGTTTTCTCAACAAATTGCCGAATTAAATGACAAGCAAGAACTTCTTAGACTTGTAAAGGCTTTACGAACTGCAAAAGAGTTAAAAAATCTAATTGCCATAAATGGCTATGAAGCTTTAAAAGGCTTAACAGATTTTGAACTTCTCAATCGTCTATTAATTGAAACGCAAAATCGACTTGACAATCTCAATCTTGTAGAAAGCATCGGAAACGAAGAAGCTAACCGAAATCTTTTAACTGAAGCTTTAGAGGATATAATTTTTCAATTTGTTAAAGTCGATGAAAGTGAATTGGTACTTGCTGATGAATTTAAAAACATTCTACGGAAAGCCAGAGAATCTCTACAAACTAATTTTGATCAGCTAGATTCTGAATTTGTAAGTCTAAGAGCTGAATTAGAAAGAATTTTCAAGAAAAAAAATCTTAGTGAGGTGACTCAGGAAGATATGGTAGAAAATATGCATCTCCTTCAGAAAATCTATGACCAGGCAAAAGAATTAAACCGAAAAAACGCCTTGCTAAAAGCTAAATATGACAGTGACGATAAGTACGCCAGAATTCATAAACGTTTATCAGAAAAAGGAACTTTAAACACAAAAGAATCACAGCTTCACCGGGCATTGATGCAGGTTAAACTCCAAGTTGATGAGACAATTACCAATCAGGAGGAAATGGTAAAAAATGAAGCTTATTTTAAGAGATACCTGATGCAAATTGTAGTCAATGAATTTAAGAAAAAAGAAAATATAGGTCTTGACTTTTCAACGACAGAAAAAATAAATCAATTAATTTCGCAAGAATATTTACAACAATATCAATATAGATAA
- a CDS encoding lmo0937 family membrane protein, translating into MRSILWLVAVICIVVWLLGMLGIVPGMDTGYLVHILLVIAIIVILYNLISGRRPLD; encoded by the coding sequence ATGAGAAGTATTTTATGGTTAGTTGCAGTAATCTGCATCGTCGTTTGGCTTTTAGGTATGTTAGGAATCGTACCGGGAATGGATACAGGATATCTTGTTCACATCTTATTGGTAATTGCCATCATTGTGATCCTTTATAACCTTATATCAGGAAGAAGACCACTTGATTAA
- a CDS encoding HsdM family class I SAM-dependent methyltransferase: MTQDINFITKTKSLIDNLKSVCANYGLGNDGNEFKIITQIFLYKFLNDKFRFAIKEEQPQLADAENFSKALREMSDDEYQFLLASLDPNIPRLHPDHLISHLFAIQNDSDFGKTFDDTLRQISIENADVFSVKSFSGAKDTLFDELTQFISDASQRDAFAKALINKLFEFSFEEMFVQKYDFFATIFEYLIKDYNTDSGGKYAEYYTPHAVARIMAKILVPDEVKGVKCYDPSAGSGTLLMSLAHQIGEKNCTIYSEDISQKSSNMLRLNLVLNSLTHSIPNIIKTNTIAQPFYLDTKFDYIVSNPPFKLDFSDFRDDLEKDAFKQRFFAGIPNVPKSKKESMAIYLLFIQHIMHSLSEKGQAAIVVPTGFITAQSGIEKKIRERLISNGWLRGVVSMPSNIFASTGTNVSVLFFDKRADSEHIILMDASKLGQTVKEGKNQRTVLTPDEEAKIVETFNQKQAVEDLSVVVTKEQIAEKNYSFSAGQYFEFKIEYVDITPEEFAEKMRNFETNLQSLFAEGNALEIKIQEQLKSLRYDGN; encoded by the coding sequence ATGACTCAAGATATAAACTTTATTACTAAAACAAAATCTTTAATCGATAATCTTAAAAGTGTATGTGCCAATTACGGACTCGGAAATGACGGAAATGAATTCAAGATTATTACGCAAATATTTCTATATAAATTTCTTAATGATAAATTCCGCTTTGCGATAAAAGAAGAGCAACCTCAACTTGCAGATGCTGAGAATTTTTCTAAAGCACTTCGTGAGATGAGTGATGACGAGTATCAGTTTCTACTGGCAAGCTTGGATCCTAATATTCCAAGATTACATCCTGATCATTTGATTTCGCATTTGTTCGCAATTCAAAATGACAGTGATTTTGGAAAAACATTTGATGATACTTTAAGACAAATATCAATTGAAAACGCTGATGTGTTTTCGGTAAAATCATTTAGTGGTGCAAAAGATACATTGTTTGATGAGCTTACTCAGTTCATCTCTGATGCTTCTCAACGTGATGCTTTTGCAAAAGCATTGATTAATAAATTATTTGAGTTTTCTTTTGAAGAAATGTTTGTTCAAAAATATGATTTCTTTGCAACTATTTTTGAATATTTAATTAAAGATTACAACACAGATAGCGGTGGTAAGTATGCTGAATATTATACACCACACGCTGTTGCCCGTATTATGGCAAAAATTCTTGTGCCGGATGAAGTAAAAGGTGTAAAATGTTATGATCCAAGTGCAGGATCGGGAACTTTGTTAATGAGTTTAGCTCATCAAATTGGTGAAAAGAATTGCACAATCTATTCAGAAGACATTTCACAGAAATCGAGCAATATGTTACGTCTAAATTTGGTTTTGAACAGCCTTACGCATTCAATTCCGAATATCATTAAAACTAACACCATTGCACAGCCTTTTTATTTAGATACAAAGTTTGACTACATCGTTTCTAATCCACCTTTTAAGTTAGACTTTTCTGATTTTAGAGATGATCTTGAGAAAGATGCTTTTAAACAAAGATTCTTTGCCGGAATTCCAAATGTTCCGAAAAGCAAAAAAGAATCAATGGCAATTTATCTTTTGTTTATTCAGCATATTATGCACAGTTTAAGCGAAAAAGGTCAAGCAGCTATTGTTGTTCCAACAGGTTTCATTACTGCTCAAAGTGGGATTGAAAAGAAAATTCGTGAAAGGTTAATTAGTAATGGTTGGCTTCGGGGTGTAGTAAGTATGCCAAGCAACATATTTGCAAGTACAGGAACCAATGTCTCAGTATTATTTTTTGATAAAAGAGCAGATAGCGAGCATATTATTTTAATGGATGCTTCTAAGCTGGGCCAAACAGTGAAAGAAGGCAAAAATCAACGTACTGTTTTAACGCCCGATGAAGAAGCAAAAATTGTGGAAACCTTTAATCAAAAGCAGGCTGTTGAAGACTTGTCTGTTGTAGTAACAAAAGAACAAATTGCTGAAAAGAATTATTCTTTTTCTGCAGGGCAATATTTTGAATTTAAAATAGAATATGTTGATATTACTCCAGAAGAATTTGCTGAAAAAATGCGAAATTTTGAAACTAATTTGCAAAGTCTTTTTGCGGAAGGAAATGCTTTGGAAATAAAAATTCAGGAACAGCTTAAAAGTTTGAGATATGATGGAAATTAA
- a CDS encoding alpha/beta fold hydrolase has product MLSGCGKGSDFKVTEWNDDYDSRPIIFYLSGDAGFNTFSKNLGRDLHSFGYDVFALDTKSYFWSRKTPVQTSADVEKYINRQLNGRKNKKVIIIGFSFGADVTAFVYNRFTPDLKNKIEKVFIIGPSKSNDFKIHLTEYFGEEFKGSFEVIPEINRMKDVPLTLVLSDFEFAHFPYNEITLNPATYQMVHIHGDHHYGGNTEMLAGFLHQHIPK; this is encoded by the coding sequence ATGCTCTCCGGCTGTGGAAAAGGAAGTGATTTTAAAGTGACGGAATGGAATGACGACTATGATTCCCGCCCTATTATTTTTTACTTGAGCGGTGATGCCGGGTTCAATACCTTTTCCAAAAACCTGGGCAGGGATCTCCATAGTTTCGGCTACGATGTATTTGCCCTGGATACCAAATCATATTTCTGGAGCAGGAAAACCCCCGTTCAGACGTCTGCTGATGTGGAAAAATACATCAACCGGCAGCTAAACGGCCGTAAGAACAAAAAGGTTATCATTATCGGCTTTTCCTTTGGGGCTGATGTCACGGCGTTTGTCTATAACCGCTTTACACCGGACCTCAAAAATAAAATTGAAAAGGTATTTATCATCGGGCCTTCCAAAAGCAATGATTTTAAAATCCATCTTACGGAATATTTCGGAGAGGAATTCAAAGGCAGCTTTGAAGTGATTCCCGAGATCAATAGAATGAAGGACGTTCCGCTGACGCTGGTGCTGAGTGATTTTGAGTTTGCCCATTTTCCATACAATGAGATTACACTCAATCCTGCAACGTATCAGATGGTCCACATCCATGGAGACCATCATTACGGAGGGAATACGGAAATGCTTGCCGGTTTCCTCCATCAGCATATTCCGAAATAA
- a CDS encoding NUDIX hydrolase, translating to MAKKSAGILLFRKQKGELYVFLVHPGGPFWKNKDDGAWSVPKGEIMEDEDPLERARTEFSEETGKEVTGNFIALKAITQKGGKTVYCWAVEGEIETSGLSSNTIMIAWPPRSGKMMEIPEVDRWEWFSAEEARIKINPAQCAFIDEIEGVLQ from the coding sequence ATGGCAAAAAAGAGTGCGGGTATTTTACTGTTCAGAAAACAGAAAGGGGAGCTGTATGTATTTCTGGTACATCCGGGCGGGCCTTTCTGGAAAAATAAAGATGACGGAGCATGGTCGGTTCCCAAAGGGGAAATCATGGAGGATGAAGATCCGCTGGAACGGGCGCGTACTGAATTTTCAGAAGAGACCGGAAAGGAGGTTACCGGAAATTTTATTGCTCTGAAAGCCATCACCCAAAAGGGCGGGAAGACCGTTTATTGCTGGGCTGTGGAAGGAGAAATCGAGACTTCAGGATTGTCCAGCAATACGATCATGATCGCGTGGCCGCCCAGGTCCGGAAAAATGATGGAGATTCCTGAAGTAGACCGGTGGGAATGGTTTTCGGCGGAAGAGGCACGAATTAAAATCAATCCTGCGCAATGCGCATTCATTGATGAAATTGAAGGAGTACTACAATGA
- a CDS encoding restriction endonuclease subunit S, producing the protein MNNSRRVDSILTYYGKGVTPKYVGESSIIVLNQKCIRHNKIDYSFAQYIDDKKHYNEDKFLRVGDILINSTGQGTAGRVAFVEKLPQNKKVIIDSHILVIRTNDYFESKCLNYNLFSIEKQLQTFMDGSTGQGEFDKQRLFNVVVNYSQKHSVQKEIANILTDIDNKINLNNQINDNLSYYFIQLLPARSSALVKANLVVGKVVGFV; encoded by the coding sequence ATGAATAATTCAAGAAGAGTAGATTCGATTCTTACCTATTATGGAAAAGGCGTAACACCAAAATATGTTGGAGAAAGCTCCATAATTGTTTTAAATCAGAAATGTATTCGTCATAATAAAATAGATTACTCATTTGCTCAATATATAGATGATAAAAAACACTATAATGAAGATAAGTTTCTGAGAGTTGGAGATATTCTAATAAATTCTACAGGCCAAGGAACGGCAGGTCGAGTTGCTTTTGTGGAGAAGCTGCCTCAAAATAAAAAGGTAATTATTGATTCTCATATTTTAGTAATTAGAACTAATGACTACTTTGAATCTAAATGTTTGAATTACAATCTTTTTTCTATAGAAAAGCAATTACAAACTTTTATGGATGGAAGTACAGGACAAGGCGAATTTGACAAGCAGAGATTATTTAACGTGGTTGTTAACTACTCTCAAAAACATTCTGTACAAAAAGAAATTGCCAATATCCTAACTGATATTGACAATAAAATTAATTTAAACAATCAAATAAATGATAATTTATCTTACTATTTTATTCAACTTTTACCTGCCCGTTCATCAGCATTGGTAAAAGCCAATCTCGTAGTTGGGAAAGTTGTTGGTTTTGTTTAA
- a CDS encoding restriction endonuclease subunit S — protein sequence MMEIKLKNLIKEISMGPFGSDIKVDNFIDIGIPVLNGSNLTNHKLVEDSFNYISEEKANSLGKANAKRGDIVITHRGTLGQVSFIPHNSKYDRYVISQSQFRVRFNENLDPIYFSYLMKSKYGQSKLLSFKNHVGVPALAQATTNFKNLEIKIHDKIIQKKIASTLSLLDDKIELNNQINDNLERMAKTLYDYWFVQFDFPDENGKPYKSSGGKMIWNEILKREIPEGWKVTVFNDWIEKQRLEIG from the coding sequence ATGATGGAAATTAAACTAAAAAATTTAATTAAAGAAATATCTATGGGACCATTTGGGTCTGATATTAAAGTTGATAATTTTATTGATATAGGAATTCCTGTTTTGAACGGTTCAAATTTAACTAATCATAAACTTGTTGAAGATAGTTTTAATTATATTTCTGAAGAAAAGGCAAATTCTTTAGGAAAAGCAAATGCTAAAAGGGGAGATATTGTAATTACGCATCGTGGAACATTAGGTCAAGTTTCATTTATTCCTCATAATTCAAAATATGATCGTTATGTTATTTCGCAAAGTCAATTTAGAGTAAGATTTAATGAGAATTTAGATCCAATTTACTTTTCTTATTTAATGAAAAGTAAATATGGCCAAAGTAAGTTATTATCATTTAAAAATCATGTAGGGGTACCTGCACTAGCACAAGCTACTACAAATTTTAAAAACTTAGAGATAAAAATACATGATAAAATAATACAGAAAAAAATTGCTTCTACTCTTTCATTATTAGATGATAAAATAGAACTCAACAATCAAATAAATGATAATTTAGAGCGTATGGCAAAAACGCTGTACGACTATTGGTTTGTGCAGTTCGATTTCCCTGACGAAAACGGAAAGCCTTATAAATCAAGCGGTGGCAAGATGATTTGGAATGAAATTTTGAAAAGGGAAATTCCGGAAGGATGGAAAGTAACTGTATTTAATGATTGGATAGAAAAACAAAGACTGGAGATTGGGTAA
- the xerA gene encoding site-specific tyrosine recombinase/integron integrase: MKELVKQEIINAMQTVLNFQQLMILEKVIHQSFHSVVVTPKKSNEDKLETDNTSVLNLFISSKKVEGCSEKSLKYYFSTIDTLFQKLKKKVTEISTNDLRFYLSEYQEAKKSSKVTIDNIRRIFSSFFSWLEDEDYILKSPVRRIHKVKTARTIKEVLSDEDIEILRDNCKQIRDLTLIEMLSSTGIRVGELVKINIKDIDFHERSCIVTGKGNKQREVYFDARTKIHLKEYLQTRKDDNEALFVSLSKPNQRLSIGGIENVLRKLGQKTKINKVHPHKFRRTLATMAIDKGMPIEQVQKLLGHVKIDTTLHYAMVNQANVKIAHRKFIS; the protein is encoded by the coding sequence ATGAAGGAATTAGTGAAGCAAGAAATAATTAATGCAATGCAAACAGTTTTAAACTTTCAACAGTTAATGATTCTTGAAAAGGTAATACATCAATCTTTTCATTCTGTGGTGGTTACACCAAAAAAAAGTAATGAAGATAAGTTGGAAACTGATAATACAAGCGTTTTAAATTTATTCATTTCATCCAAAAAAGTGGAAGGTTGTTCTGAAAAGTCATTAAAATATTATTTTTCGACCATAGACACTCTGTTTCAAAAACTAAAAAAGAAAGTTACAGAAATCTCTACTAATGATTTAAGATTCTATCTCTCAGAATATCAGGAAGCAAAAAAATCGAGTAAAGTCACTATAGATAATATTCGTAGAATATTTTCAAGTTTTTTTTCTTGGTTAGAAGATGAAGATTATATTTTAAAAAGCCCTGTAAGAAGGATTCATAAAGTTAAGACCGCCAGAACTATAAAGGAGGTACTTAGTGATGAAGACATAGAAATACTTAGAGACAACTGCAAGCAAATAAGAGATTTAACCCTTATCGAAATGTTAAGCTCGACTGGTATTAGAGTTGGTGAGCTTGTAAAAATAAATATTAAGGACATTGATTTCCACGAGCGTTCTTGTATCGTAACAGGTAAAGGAAATAAACAGCGTGAAGTATACTTTGATGCAAGAACGAAGATTCATCTCAAAGAATATCTTCAAACAAGAAAAGATGATAATGAAGCTTTATTCGTTTCTTTATCAAAGCCTAATCAGCGACTTTCTATTGGTGGAATTGAAAATGTATTGCGGAAACTGGGACAAAAAACCAAAATAAATAAAGTACATCCTCACAAATTCAGAAGAACTCTAGCGACTATGGCAATCGATAAAGGAATGCCTATCGAACAGGTTCAGAAGTTATTAGGTCATGTTAAAATTGATACAACATTACATTATGCAATGGTAAATCAGGCTAATGTGAAAATTGCTCACCGAAAATTTATTAGTTAA